The following coding sequences lie in one Arthrobacter sp. PGP41 genomic window:
- a CDS encoding DUF5998 family protein, which translates to MSSQPPASAPQTPGNENQAVRHSSHNHGAQGQSLDGALQKAGFYPRLVADVVDDALDGRDCVAHLVHLETHFDRAEVRRHITVLVLTADMLVITHVDDQQLDEAGEQIVAQISTESVPVAQIRSVVLSYMYAQPQNYKPSDPVREVTLSIAWSGGQRLDMGPASCGDPQCEADHGYSGTIAQEDIVLRISAEADGLQAVQDAKLFARALRAVNTGSAAPVPHIQSLPPRPRPGVFGNRLSRGHQQR; encoded by the coding sequence ATGAGCTCACAGCCTCCCGCGTCGGCGCCCCAAACGCCCGGCAATGAAAATCAGGCAGTCCGCCACAGCTCACACAACCACGGTGCCCAGGGCCAAAGCCTGGACGGCGCACTGCAGAAGGCCGGTTTCTACCCGCGCCTTGTGGCCGACGTGGTGGATGACGCCCTGGACGGACGCGACTGTGTAGCCCACCTGGTGCACCTGGAAACCCACTTCGACCGGGCCGAGGTCCGGCGCCACATCACCGTGCTGGTGCTGACCGCGGACATGCTGGTGATCACCCATGTGGACGACCAGCAGCTGGACGAGGCCGGTGAACAGATCGTGGCCCAGATCTCCACGGAGTCGGTTCCCGTGGCGCAGATCCGCTCCGTGGTGCTCAGCTACATGTACGCCCAGCCGCAGAACTACAAGCCATCGGATCCCGTGCGCGAGGTGACGCTGTCCATCGCCTGGTCCGGCGGCCAGCGGTTGGACATGGGCCCCGCCAGTTGCGGTGATCCCCAGTGCGAAGCCGACCATGGCTACAGCGGCACCATTGCCCAGGAGGACATCGTCCTCCGGATCAGCGCTGAGGCGGACGGGCTGCAGGCAGTCCAGGACGCCAAGTTGTTTGCCCGTGCGCTGCGCGCAGTCAACACGGGCTCCGCCGCTCCCGTGCCGCACATCCAGTCCCTTCCTCCGCGCCCGCGTCCGGGTGTGTTCGGCAACCGGCTGAGCCGCGGGCACCAGCAGCGCTGA
- a CDS encoding alkaline phosphatase family protein: protein MPEERRLTIPAAVAPPHAAPVQAGAAADLPPAPAYGRRSVADVLTSAAASLGLDGFTNTLGLPAASRVCVVVADGLGRNLLKQRSAHTPFLRSVIQSGQGEVPVWLDSAFPSTTAAALASFGTGLPPGQHGMVGYDVLDPAQDKVVNMLGNWDAGVDPLAWQPFPTVLERAAGQAAVTTVSLPQFGDSPMTRAALRGGTFVAGTTSHARTEAAAEALAAPGPALLYFYLNELDKAGHRYGCQSEHWEHQLEELDATMKRLHASLPAGTTILLTADHGMLDVPEQQRIDFSADPALVEGVRHTAGEPRMVHLYLETGADGTGPDAGARERLLAAWRGRFGARVWAFTREDAIAAGLFGPVRPDVEGRIGDVMIAARDELALYDTRRVRPTAMEVVGQHGSLTKAEREVPLLCFTAGGRSVRRG from the coding sequence ATGCCGGAAGAACGCCGCCTAACCATTCCCGCCGCAGTTGCTCCGCCGCACGCCGCTCCAGTCCAGGCAGGCGCGGCGGCTGACCTTCCGCCCGCCCCCGCCTACGGGCGGCGCTCCGTAGCGGATGTGCTGACCAGCGCCGCGGCAAGCCTGGGCCTCGATGGCTTCACCAATACGCTTGGCCTTCCTGCGGCGTCGCGGGTCTGCGTCGTCGTGGCCGACGGCCTGGGCCGGAACCTCCTGAAGCAGAGGTCCGCGCACACACCCTTCCTCAGGTCCGTCATCCAGTCCGGGCAGGGGGAAGTTCCTGTGTGGCTGGACTCGGCATTTCCCTCCACCACGGCCGCCGCGCTGGCAAGTTTCGGTACGGGGTTGCCCCCCGGCCAGCACGGCATGGTGGGCTACGACGTGCTGGACCCGGCGCAGGACAAAGTGGTCAACATGCTCGGCAACTGGGACGCAGGGGTGGACCCCCTCGCCTGGCAGCCGTTCCCCACCGTGCTGGAACGGGCTGCAGGCCAGGCGGCCGTCACCACGGTCAGCCTTCCCCAGTTCGGGGATTCGCCCATGACCAGGGCTGCCCTGCGCGGCGGGACCTTCGTGGCAGGCACCACCTCGCACGCCCGGACGGAAGCCGCCGCAGAAGCCCTCGCCGCCCCCGGCCCCGCCCTGTTGTACTTCTACCTTAACGAGCTGGACAAGGCCGGACACCGCTACGGCTGCCAGTCCGAACACTGGGAGCACCAGCTCGAGGAGCTGGATGCCACCATGAAGCGGTTGCATGCCTCCCTGCCTGCCGGCACCACCATCCTGCTGACCGCGGACCACGGCATGCTGGACGTGCCGGAACAACAGCGCATCGACTTCTCAGCAGACCCGGCGCTGGTGGAAGGGGTCCGGCACACGGCCGGCGAACCGCGCATGGTGCACCTCTACCTGGAAACCGGAGCGGACGGCACGGGGCCCGACGCCGGTGCACGCGAACGGCTTCTCGCGGCCTGGCGCGGCCGGTTCGGTGCCCGTGTCTGGGCCTTCACCAGGGAGGACGCCATTGCGGCGGGCCTCTTCGGTCCGGTCCGGCCCGACGTCGAGGGCAGGATCGGAGACGTGATGATTGCGGCCCGGGATGAGCTGGCACTGTATGACACACGGCGTGTCCGCCCCACTGCGATGGAAGTCGTGGGCCAGCACGGATCACTGACCAAGGCTGAGCGGGAGGTTCCGCTGCTGTGTTTCACGGCCGGGGGCAGGAGCGTCCGCCGTGGCTGA
- a CDS encoding thymidine kinase: protein MAELVFFSGTMDCGKSTLALQMDHNHRARGRGGVRFSRNDRAGESRISSRLGLETDAVEVADGTDFWEEVMLRRTQGQRVDYLICDEAQFYTPEQVEQLAKVVDEIGVDVFAFGITADFRTRLFPGSQRLIELADRVQVLQVEALCWCGRRATHNARTVDGVMVTEGAQVVVGDVDMALDGAAAPAAGHIPVVGYETLCRRHFMRRVTAHGANLMAEQDPLLPFEVDACLWRGTGATGPGA, encoded by the coding sequence GTGGCTGAACTCGTCTTCTTTTCGGGCACCATGGACTGCGGCAAATCCACGCTCGCACTGCAGATGGATCACAACCACCGTGCCCGGGGCCGGGGCGGTGTGCGCTTTAGCCGCAACGACCGTGCCGGCGAATCCCGCATCTCCAGCCGGCTCGGCCTCGAAACCGACGCAGTGGAGGTGGCGGACGGCACGGACTTCTGGGAGGAAGTCATGCTGCGGCGCACCCAGGGCCAGCGCGTCGACTACCTGATTTGCGATGAGGCACAGTTCTATACGCCGGAGCAGGTGGAACAGTTGGCGAAAGTCGTGGACGAGATCGGCGTCGACGTTTTTGCCTTCGGCATTACCGCCGACTTCCGCACCAGGCTTTTCCCCGGCTCGCAGCGGCTGATCGAACTTGCGGACCGGGTGCAGGTTTTGCAGGTGGAGGCCCTGTGCTGGTGCGGCCGCCGGGCAACGCACAACGCAAGGACGGTGGACGGCGTCATGGTCACCGAAGGCGCCCAGGTGGTGGTGGGTGACGTCGACATGGCCCTTGATGGAGCAGCGGCTCCCGCAGCAGGCCACATTCCCGTTGTGGGCTACGAAACCCTCTGCCGGCGCCACTTCATGCGGCGCGTCACGGCCCATGGTGCCAACCTCATGGCTGAGCAGGACCCGCTGCTGCCTTTCGAGGTGGATGCGTGCCTATGGCGCGGCACCGGCGCAACCGGGCCGGGCGCCTAA
- the sepH gene encoding septation protein SepH — translation MQDLRLVGVHDDGTHLLLSGAGGEMFQLPIDEALRTASRPAVKPRAERPGVPMSPRDIQARIRAGATAADVAELSGLPLAKVERYEGPVLAEREYVAHQARKVEVATPSPGHDGYRSAFGDNPATLNDMVGHRLAAHGIDPATVEWDSWRRQDGTWTVSATFEAKKGNTPGIGEEPPALWTFSPARKSLQNANRWAQQLSELEPLDGPVPARRLSAVSDRPFDFETDADAAPGSQGGNPGQAPGKEKESDGLLDMLRSRRGQRLGVDEDSDDALALLLTHGVPAAHPRPSEVTPEADDEDAEPEADRGSAPAAQGDAFIRRRDARPSMLSRLSLIPPHPDPVDDNLRLHNGVSTDTREITIVASPQCPSGSADPDAARGNGASGSGAGLDELLGGSPRRPAPRTDDNSPTTGQLPETGAPERQPARPKRSSVPSWDEIVFGTRGD, via the coding sequence ATGCAGGATCTACGGCTTGTAGGCGTACACGACGACGGGACTCACCTCCTGTTGAGCGGGGCCGGCGGCGAGATGTTCCAGCTGCCGATCGACGAAGCGCTGAGGACGGCCAGCCGGCCTGCGGTTAAGCCGCGTGCTGAGCGGCCAGGAGTTCCGATGTCCCCACGGGACATCCAGGCGCGGATACGCGCCGGTGCCACCGCAGCCGACGTCGCCGAGCTTTCCGGGCTTCCGCTGGCCAAGGTTGAACGGTATGAGGGGCCGGTCCTTGCCGAACGGGAATATGTTGCCCACCAGGCCCGAAAAGTGGAAGTGGCCACACCTTCCCCCGGCCATGACGGCTACCGGTCCGCGTTCGGCGACAACCCTGCCACGCTCAATGACATGGTGGGGCACCGGCTCGCCGCCCATGGCATTGACCCGGCAACGGTGGAGTGGGATTCCTGGCGTCGCCAGGATGGGACCTGGACTGTCTCGGCCACCTTCGAAGCCAAGAAGGGCAACACCCCGGGCATTGGTGAGGAGCCCCCGGCACTGTGGACCTTCAGCCCGGCGCGGAAGTCGCTGCAGAACGCCAACCGGTGGGCCCAGCAACTGAGCGAACTGGAACCCCTGGACGGTCCCGTTCCTGCCCGCCGGCTGTCGGCCGTTTCCGACCGGCCCTTTGACTTTGAAACCGATGCCGATGCCGCTCCCGGAAGCCAGGGAGGCAACCCCGGCCAGGCCCCGGGCAAGGAAAAGGAATCCGACGGCCTCCTGGACATGCTGCGTTCGCGCCGGGGCCAGCGGCTTGGCGTGGATGAGGATTCCGACGACGCGCTGGCCCTTCTCCTCACGCACGGCGTGCCGGCCGCCCATCCCCGGCCCTCCGAGGTCACGCCGGAAGCGGATGACGAGGACGCGGAGCCGGAGGCGGACCGTGGCAGTGCCCCCGCTGCCCAGGGTGATGCCTTCATCCGGCGCCGGGACGCCCGCCCGTCGATGCTTTCCCGGCTGAGCCTCATCCCCCCGCACCCGGACCCGGTGGACGACAACCTCAGGTTGCACAACGGTGTCAGTACAGACACCCGGGAGATAACAATCGTGGCATCGCCCCAGTGCCCCTCCGGTTCAGCGGATCCTGACGCGGCACGCGGCAACGGCGCCTCAGGCAGCGGAGCAGGACTGGACGAACTGCTGGGCGGCAGTCCGCGCCGGCCGGCACCGCGGACTGACGATAACTCCCCCACCACCGGCCAGCTTCCGGAAACGGGCGCACCGGAAAGGCAACCTGCAAGGCCCAAACGCTCCAGCGTTCCATCCTGGGACGAGATAGTCTTCGGGACCCGCGGAGACTAG
- a CDS encoding DUF4193 domain-containing protein, translating to MSTDYDAPRKSGEDATADSLEELKARRADKPVAVVDEDESELAAGFELPGADLSGEELVVQVVPAQADEFTCSSCFLLRHRSQIAREKDGRFYCRDCEG from the coding sequence ATGTCCACCGATTACGATGCGCCGCGCAAGTCCGGGGAAGACGCCACGGCGGATTCCCTGGAAGAGTTGAAGGCGCGCCGCGCGGACAAACCGGTTGCTGTGGTGGATGAGGACGAAAGCGAGCTTGCGGCCGGCTTCGAACTGCCGGGCGCGGACCTCTCCGGCGAGGAACTGGTGGTCCAGGTGGTTCCGGCCCAGGCTGACGAATTCACCTGCTCCTCGTGCTTCCTGTTACGGCACCGCTCCCAGATCGCCAGGGAGAAGGACGGCCGGTTTTACTGCAGGGACTGTGAGGGCTGA
- a CDS encoding DUF3093 domain-containing protein: MPESSSAAPVPNTPSAEAAVVYREKLWPNAWIWIIAAGISGAGILVFAPISAAAGYTAAVVLFTIIAVLLILSTPTILVTENTLTVGRATIERRFVGAAQPFRGEEATAERGTRLNGLAYLCIRGWIDPVVKIGITDPSDPTPYWLASTRHPDRLAAALQPSQSLQ, from the coding sequence ATGCCCGAATCCAGTTCCGCCGCGCCCGTTCCGAACACACCATCCGCCGAAGCCGCAGTGGTCTACCGGGAAAAGCTGTGGCCCAATGCCTGGATCTGGATCATCGCAGCGGGCATCTCGGGTGCCGGAATCCTGGTGTTTGCACCTATCAGCGCGGCTGCGGGCTACACGGCTGCGGTGGTGCTCTTCACGATCATCGCCGTACTCCTGATCCTTTCCACCCCCACCATCCTGGTCACCGAAAACACCCTGACGGTGGGGCGGGCAACCATTGAACGCCGCTTCGTGGGTGCCGCCCAGCCATTCCGCGGTGAAGAAGCGACGGCGGAACGCGGCACCCGGCTGAACGGCCTGGCCTACCTTTGCATCCGTGGCTGGATTGATCCGGTCGTCAAAATCGGCATTACCGACCCCTCGGACCCCACGCCCTACTGGCTGGCTTCCACCCGGCACCCGGACAGACTCGCGGCAGCCCTTCAGCCCTCACAGTCCCTGCAGTAA
- the dut gene encoding dUTP diphosphatase, translating into MTDHSAAVDTFPAAAPAGLAASAAAPTLQVQLKMLDPGLEAPSYAHPGDAGADLRAREDVVLQPGERKLVPTGVAIALPEGFVALIHPRSGLATKHGLTIVNAPGTVDAGYRGEIAVTLLNTDANQSIELSRGDRIAQMVIQRVEHAQFIPVNELSGSVRGTGGFGSTGGFNPPRA; encoded by the coding sequence GTGACTGATCATTCCGCAGCCGTAGACACCTTCCCCGCAGCAGCACCTGCCGGCCTGGCGGCGTCGGCCGCGGCGCCCACACTGCAGGTGCAGCTGAAGATGCTGGATCCAGGCCTTGAGGCGCCGTCGTACGCGCACCCTGGTGACGCCGGCGCCGACCTTCGTGCCAGGGAGGACGTTGTCCTGCAGCCGGGGGAGCGCAAGCTGGTGCCCACGGGAGTGGCAATTGCCCTCCCTGAGGGCTTCGTTGCCCTGATCCATCCGCGGTCCGGGCTTGCCACCAAGCACGGCCTGACCATCGTCAACGCCCCCGGAACGGTTGATGCCGGATACCGGGGGGAAATAGCCGTCACCCTGCTGAACACCGACGCGAACCAGTCCATTGAGCTGAGCCGCGGCGATAGAATTGCGCAGATGGTCATCCAGCGTGTGGAGCACGCGCAGTTCATCCCCGTCAATGAATTAAGCGGGTCCGTGCGCGGTACGGGAGGATTCGGATCTACCGGCGGATTCAACCCGCCGCGGGCCTAA
- a CDS encoding DUF3710 domain-containing protein: MVFGLGRKAKKEQTAEPDDSLNAAEASADMAAAAGIRANGPFDESEITSRDGYVDLGALLITPSEGLQLRLEVEEATQRVVAVTLDLNGSSLQLQAFAAPKTEGLWDEIREQIGQSVGAQGGQVEEIDGSFGTELVAKLPAGLPDGSQGYRVARFVGVDGPRWFLRGVLGGPAALEREAAEPLEALFRQVVVIRGDSPMPPRDLLQLRLPKDAATTPPPPAPSLGEPERGPETTQIG; encoded by the coding sequence ATGGTCTTTGGGCTCGGCAGGAAAGCCAAGAAGGAACAGACAGCCGAACCGGACGACTCCCTGAACGCCGCGGAGGCTTCCGCCGACATGGCGGCCGCCGCGGGCATCCGGGCGAACGGCCCCTTTGATGAATCCGAAATCACCAGCCGCGACGGCTACGTGGATCTGGGCGCGCTGCTGATCACGCCCAGCGAGGGCCTCCAGTTGCGCCTTGAGGTCGAGGAAGCCACCCAGCGCGTCGTTGCGGTGACGCTGGACCTCAATGGCTCCAGCCTGCAGCTGCAGGCATTCGCCGCTCCCAAGACCGAGGGCCTGTGGGACGAGATTCGCGAGCAGATCGGCCAGTCCGTGGGTGCGCAGGGTGGCCAGGTGGAAGAGATCGACGGCAGCTTTGGGACCGAACTCGTGGCCAAGTTGCCTGCGGGGCTTCCCGACGGCAGCCAGGGCTACCGGGTGGCCCGCTTTGTGGGCGTGGATGGACCGCGCTGGTTCCTTCGCGGAGTGCTGGGCGGTCCGGCGGCCCTGGAACGTGAAGCAGCCGAGCCGCTGGAGGCGCTGTTCAGGCAGGTTGTGGTGATCCGCGGGGACAGCCCCATGCCGCCCCGCGACCTGCTGCAGCTGCGCCTGCCCAAGGACGCGGCCACCACGCCTCCTCCGCCTGCCCCTTCCCTTGGGGAACCGGAACGTGGTCCGGAAACCACACAGATTGGCTGA
- a CDS encoding DUF3159 domain-containing protein, with protein sequence MTEPQPDPSSGPPSNGTPGRDGSQGPAREPSPVAGLAAEYAAKAGLHRTHDGRVDVLRSAGGVQGIAESIVPGLMFLVAFTITRELTLSLVAALASAAVFTVVRLVQRRPLTQALAGVVGVGISAWLANSTGKAEDFYLPGFFTNAGYILAMVLSIFLKWPVAGLLFGFIRNEGLDWRKDPARVRAYQLGTWIIVAVLVLRLVVQVPLYLMGPDGLAALATTRLIMGAPLYILGVWIAWLVTRPAPVDAGTDPNGEDAGRKA encoded by the coding sequence ATGACCGAGCCCCAGCCCGACCCGTCCTCCGGACCCCCAAGCAACGGCACCCCTGGCCGTGATGGAAGCCAGGGACCGGCCCGGGAGCCGTCACCGGTGGCCGGCCTTGCGGCGGAGTACGCGGCCAAGGCGGGGCTGCACCGGACGCACGACGGCCGGGTGGACGTCCTGCGCAGTGCCGGCGGTGTCCAGGGCATTGCCGAAAGCATCGTGCCCGGACTCATGTTCCTGGTTGCCTTCACCATTACCAGGGAGCTGACGCTGTCCCTGGTGGCGGCACTGGCTTCCGCCGCGGTGTTCACCGTGGTCCGGCTGGTCCAGCGGCGCCCCCTCACCCAGGCGTTGGCCGGTGTGGTGGGCGTAGGCATCTCGGCCTGGCTCGCCAACAGCACCGGCAAGGCGGAGGATTTCTACCTCCCCGGTTTCTTCACCAACGCCGGTTACATCCTGGCGATGGTGCTCTCCATCTTCCTCAAATGGCCGGTGGCCGGTCTGCTCTTCGGGTTCATCCGGAACGAGGGCCTCGACTGGCGCAAGGATCCCGCCCGGGTCAGGGCCTACCAGCTCGGCACCTGGATCATCGTTGCGGTCCTGGTGCTTCGGCTCGTGGTGCAGGTTCCGCTCTACCTCATGGGCCCGGACGGGCTAGCCGCGCTGGCCACCACCCGGCTGATCATGGGCGCGCCCCTGTACATCCTGGGTGTCTGGATTGCCTGGCTGGTGACACGGCCGGCCCCCGTCGACGCCGGCACGGACCCCAACGGGGAGGACGCGGGCCGGAAAGCCTGA
- a CDS encoding potassium channel family protein, whose product MKVVIVGAGSVGSSIARELLAHKHEILLIDLKPEVIGRSGLRGAHWLVGDACELSTLQGAKVEDADVVVSATGDDKVNLVVSLLAKTEFGVGRTVGRVNNPKNDWMFNDSWGVDVAVNTPQLMTALVEEAVEIGDLVRLLTLQTGVSSLVEFTVPHDSHVIGQTVGDIRWPEDSTLVAILRDHAPITPSRDDVIDGGDELFFVTTIAAEDHLRALLAPDALDTAGEADAPLPAGARGAQQAPEDDGFEG is encoded by the coding sequence GTGAAAGTCGTGATTGTGGGTGCCGGCAGCGTCGGCTCGTCCATCGCCAGGGAACTGCTGGCGCACAAGCATGAGATCCTCCTGATCGACCTCAAACCGGAGGTCATTGGACGCAGCGGCCTCCGCGGCGCACACTGGCTGGTGGGCGACGCCTGTGAGCTGAGCACGCTGCAGGGGGCCAAAGTGGAAGACGCAGACGTGGTGGTGTCGGCCACCGGCGATGACAAGGTCAACCTGGTGGTTTCCCTGCTGGCCAAAACCGAATTCGGGGTGGGCCGCACCGTGGGGCGGGTGAACAACCCCAAGAACGACTGGATGTTCAACGATTCCTGGGGCGTTGACGTCGCCGTCAACACTCCGCAGCTCATGACCGCCCTCGTGGAGGAAGCCGTGGAGATCGGCGACCTGGTCCGGCTGCTCACCCTCCAGACCGGCGTTTCTTCCCTCGTGGAGTTCACCGTGCCGCACGACTCGCATGTGATCGGCCAGACGGTCGGCGACATCCGGTGGCCGGAGGATTCAACCCTGGTGGCCATCCTGCGTGATCATGCTCCCATCACGCCCAGCCGGGACGACGTGATCGACGGCGGCGACGAGTTGTTCTTCGTCACCACCATTGCAGCTGAGGACCACCTGCGCGCCCTGTTGGCGCCTGACGCCCTTGATACGGCCGGGGAGGCGGACGCTCCGCTGCCGGCCGGGGCCAGGGGCGCGCAGCAGGCGCCCGAGGACGACGGGTTCGAGGGCTAG
- a CDS encoding potassium channel family protein: MAHFVIMGCGRVGATLAHTLEDAGHSVAIIDQDDRAFRRLRQGFTGRKVTGVGFDRDTLKQAGVAEAYAFAAVSSGDNSNILATRVARETFHVPHVVARIYDPGRAEIYQRLGIPTVAAVRWSADQVLRRILPEQHLAGDFREPSGRLVLAELDLDASWIGQRVSTIEKAAAIRVAYLTRFGEGLLPDAATAYQDGDTVHAMLQVDRSAQVAHILAKAPAKEYQ, from the coding sequence GTGGCGCATTTCGTGATCATGGGATGTGGCCGGGTAGGGGCAACGCTGGCGCACACGCTGGAGGACGCCGGGCATTCCGTGGCCATCATCGACCAGGACGACCGCGCCTTCCGCAGGCTCCGGCAAGGATTCACCGGACGCAAAGTCACCGGCGTCGGCTTCGACCGGGACACCCTGAAACAGGCCGGCGTGGCTGAAGCGTACGCGTTCGCCGCCGTCTCCAGCGGCGACAACTCCAACATCCTTGCCACCCGGGTAGCCAGGGAAACGTTCCACGTCCCCCACGTCGTGGCCCGCATCTATGATCCCGGCCGTGCCGAGATCTACCAGCGCCTTGGGATTCCCACCGTTGCGGCCGTGCGCTGGAGCGCGGACCAGGTACTGCGGCGTATCCTGCCCGAACAGCACCTCGCAGGTGATTTCCGGGAGCCGTCCGGACGCCTGGTGCTCGCCGAGCTCGACCTCGACGCCAGCTGGATCGGGCAACGGGTGAGCACCATTGAGAAAGCCGCCGCTATCCGGGTGGCGTACCTGACCCGTTTTGGTGAGGGACTCCTGCCGGACGCCGCCACCGCCTACCAGGACGGCGATACCGTGCATGCGATGCTGCAGGTTGACCGCAGCGCCCAGGTAGCCCATATCCTCGCCAAAGCACCCGCCAAGGAGTATCAGTGA